TAGTTTTCACTTTTATTTTGATATAAATTCATTTTTATTCTTCCCTTATACTCACAATTTCTGATACACAAAACAATAAACATATACATGACTGACTTTAATCTAAATATTCATGATTTTTCTAACGATATGTTCATTCTCTCCAGCAAAAAAGGGTTATGATACAAAAAGATAGCCAGAAGCAAAAAAAGAAGTACATTTCTCACAAATTCAACTCTTAGGCAGTCAATCCAAACAGCTGATGGATAAACATATTGATATCTGACAGACTGCACCCTTAATTTGATTTGTCCTCTGTTGATCCTATGCATGACTTCTATTCCAGCAATCACTTTGTAGCAGTTTGCAATGATTTCAATCCAAGCATATTTTGGATTCGTTTTTTGATAAAACGATGGTCCTGTTCAATGATGTTGTTTAAATATTTTTTCATACGAAGTGGTATATCATGTGGTATGTTCTTTTTATCTTTATATTCTTTTATAAAAAATACAATTATTACACGTGGTTTTGTGGCATGATAAGAAGCCAAGGATTTCTTTAGAAAATACTTGGCAGCCTTTTTACTACTCAAAGAAAGGTCAATAGTGTTTCCTTCAAAATCAATAGCACGATATAAATATATTTTCTCTCCTTTAATTTTTATGTATATTCATCCCATTTCCTAATAATCATTCTTTAGCTCCAGATGCTTTCGAATCCGCTCATTTAATTATAGTCCATATCGACCTAACGCATAATGGTTGTATGAGACAAAAATAGTACTCGTTCCTTCTTCACTTCCAACAAAGCATGAAAACTTAGGTTTTACCGTTAATACAATAATATCTGGCTGATAATGTTTCCATTCGAACATACTGTCTTTTTCCATGCTGATCACACACCATTTTAAAATATTAGTATGCTCAAATTTTAAAAAATATATTTAAGGGTTTTGTTGCAAAGTTTCTTAACGGATAAAAATTTAAATTGAGTACGATTAAACCTTATGCAATTATAAGTAATATTTTCAATTTATTGTACGTTTAAAAACCGCGGTTTTGTCGCAAACTGCGGTTTTGTTTATATACAGTATAAATGGTTTAAATTTCCTTTATAGTACGTGAAGCATGGCTAATACTTTGAAATCCTGCGTATTTGGAAAAACGAAAGTAGTAGCCGACGGCTATTAAAATAATGCCTTTCTTGAACTGTTTTTCTTAAAAATATCGCATTTATGATTCTCCTCACTCCTTTTTTCAAGAGTGTTACTAGGCTTAAGGAACTTTACAACAGAACCAATTGATTAACCGCCCAATCAATAGGCTAATGTACAGCATATGCTATTTGTGAAATGAATAATTTTAGAAAAGGGAGACGGCTAACATGACAAGAAAACGCTTTTTTGATTTATGTGAGGGAGATCGAATAAAGGTGTATTCTGCTGGAAGATACGAAGGAGAAGGGATCTTTATTCGGTTTACAGAAGAAAAAAGTGAGGATTTTATTTATTGGATTAAACGAAATGGAAACGATTGTTATACAAGTTTAGATGTCATTAATATTGAAAAAATTCGTTATGGGTATAGTCATCGAGATGAGCAACATCATCACGATGATGATCTTAAAGGAGAATATAGACACGATGAGTAATGTTAAATATAATGAAAATAATCTTCGTAAGGAGGTTTTAAAGGTGATAAAACAAAGGGTATGTGAATGTAATCGTTGTAAACGACATACCGTATATCAAAAATGGAAAATAAAAGTCGGAGATCCCATTAAGGTCTATTCATATGGTTATTTGTTAAAAAAATGGGGTAATTTTCTAGGAATGGATTATTCATTTGTCAAATGGATAGATGGAGAAAAAAATCTACATTTTACGAGTTTACAATCGCTTCAAATTCAAAAAATAATGTAATCATAAAAATAAATAACTATTTAAAATGGGGCTGTCTCTGACAGCTTCATTTTTTAGTTTGTTCGTGGTTAAACATGAACAAACTTTTCAACAGAACTTCATTTCACATAGTACTTATTGTACCAATTTACAAACTGAGTTAAACCTTCTGCTATTGTTGTTGAAGGATAGAAGCCCACATCAGCCTGCAAATCGGAGATATCCGCATATGTCTCCTTAACATCCCCTTGTTGTAGGGGTAAAAATTCTATTTTTGCCTTTTTTCCAATTAGTTTTTCTAATATATTAATAAAATCCATTAATTTAATAGGATTATGGTTACCAATGTTATAGATTTTGTACGGAGCATAGCTTGAACTTGGGTCAGGGTTAGCTGTATCCCATCTTCCGTTATATATTGGTGCATTATCGAGTAATCGAATTATTGCCTCAACAATATCATCAATATAAGTAAAATCTCTTTTCATATCCCCATTATTAAAAACCTTAATTGTATTCTCTTCAATAATATTTTGGGTAAATGAGTAATAAGCCATATCAGGTCTCCCCCAAGGGCCATATACAGTAAAGAACCTGAGTCCAGTGGTTGGTATATTAAATAAATGACTATAGGTATGAGCCAACAATTCATTAGATTTTTTCGTAGCAGCATATAAACTTACTGGATGATTTACTGAGTCTTTTGTTGAGAAAGGAATATTAGTATTAGCTCCGTAGACAGAACTTGAGGATGCATAAATTAAATGCTCGACATTATATTGTCGGCATGCCTCTAAAACATTTACAAATCCAACTAAATTGGAATTAATATAAGAATCTGGGTTATCAATACTATAACGTACTCCCGCTTGAGCGGCTAAATTAATGACTATATTAACCTTTTTGTCTGTAAATATTTTATTTAATTCTTCTTTATTTGATATATTTATTTTATGGAATTCGAAATTATCGTTTTCTCGCAATATTTTAAGGCGATCTTTCTTTAAAAAAATATCATAATAATCATTTAAGTTATCTACACCTATAACATTGATATCTTGAGCCAACAAACGTTTTGCTAGGTGGAAACCAATAAAACCTAC
The Bacillus thuringiensis DNA segment above includes these coding regions:
- a CDS encoding NAD-dependent epimerase — translated: MKILVTGAVGFIGFHLAKRLLAQDINVIGVDNLNDYYDIFLKKDRLKILRENDNFEFHKINISNKEELNKIFTDKKVNIVINLAAQAGVRYSIDNPDSYINSNLVGFVNVLEACRQYNVEHLIYASSSSVYGANTNIPFSTKDSVNHPVSLYAATKKSNELLAHTYSHLFNIPTTGLRFFTVYGPWGRPDMAYYSFTQNIIEENTIKVFNNGDMKRDFTYIDDIVEAIIRLLDNAPIYNGRWDTANPDPSSSYAPYKIYNIGNHNPIKLMDFINILEKLIGKKAKIEFLPLQQGDVKETYADISDLQADVGFYPSTTIAEGLTQFVNWYNKYYVK